One genomic window of Blastopirellula retiformator includes the following:
- a CDS encoding bestrophin family protein, whose protein sequence is MIITEKDSWIRMIFAYHGTTMDRTWPRLAVVVGFSVVITVIAKFFPTQAYSLTMEPFTVVGLALAIFLGFRNNAAYDRYWEGRKLWGRMVNVCRTFTMQVNSLIGEENADSDPDAPREQQPDQNRITGLIIAYVHAFRHRLRDTDATAELRQRLKNDAEADSYLAQDNVPAAIADRISRCLNHAWRSGRLNVFHLPLLHQNLTEMLAIQGGCERIKSTPIPFTYSVLTHRTVVLYCLALPCGLHDRIGWLTPVVVALVAYAFLGLDAVGDEIEQPFSTDDNDLPLLQLSTMIEINIRQLSEQPPELVPPPVKPVDHFLI, encoded by the coding sequence ATGATCATCACCGAAAAAGATAGCTGGATCCGCATGATCTTTGCGTACCATGGCACGACCATGGATCGCACATGGCCTCGCTTGGCCGTGGTGGTCGGGTTCTCGGTCGTGATCACGGTCATCGCAAAATTCTTTCCAACCCAGGCGTATAGCTTGACGATGGAACCGTTTACGGTGGTCGGCCTGGCGCTGGCGATTTTTCTCGGCTTTCGCAACAACGCCGCCTACGATCGCTATTGGGAAGGACGCAAGTTGTGGGGCCGGATGGTCAACGTCTGCCGCACCTTTACGATGCAGGTCAACTCACTGATCGGCGAAGAGAACGCTGACAGCGATCCCGACGCCCCGCGAGAACAGCAGCCAGATCAGAATCGGATTACGGGGCTGATCATCGCCTACGTCCACGCCTTCCGACATCGGCTGCGCGACACCGACGCGACCGCCGAACTGCGTCAGCGCTTAAAAAACGACGCCGAGGCCGACAGCTACCTGGCGCAAGACAACGTGCCGGCCGCGATCGCCGATCGAATCTCGCGCTGCTTGAATCACGCTTGGCGAAGCGGACGGCTGAATGTCTTTCATCTCCCGCTGCTGCATCAGAACCTGACCGAGATGCTGGCGATCCAAGGAGGTTGCGAACGGATCAAGAGCACGCCGATCCCGTTTACCTACAGCGTGCTGACTCACCGCACCGTTGTGCTGTACTGCTTGGCGCTGCCGTGCGGCCTCCATGACAGAATCGGTTGGCTGACGCCGGTCGTGGTCGCACTGGTCGCTTATGCGTTTCTGGGCCTCGACGCCGTCGGCGACGAAATCGAACAGCCGTTCAGCACCGACGACAACGATCTGCCGCTGTTGCAGTTGTCCACGATGATCGAAATCAACATCCGCCAACTCTCGGAACAACCGCCAGAGCTTGTTCCGCCGCCGGTCAAGCCGGTCGATCATTTCTTGATCTAG
- a CDS encoding DUF1559 family PulG-like putative transporter gives MPRTLLLFLALIPLTFGCSGVEQAAAPDADSQQTPVDPPPAAADKNMETAPSTPAETPAKPAAQPANPAAATAPTWIKEISPFLGESTFAIVRLDWPNPDLEAILQEMEENEVDTGFFEEDVFTNPANSPEFAKGVKELAIAFYAMESDLGNGETNTRISASPLFHTTGAVSDKDIIKIIVGDRFADIPPETLEKGLIRHGEWFTMVNRPDEAERLANLKPYDATKLDAAVAAIGPAPIQAIALLDDDSRTLMIEQRFIPGGQFAKYYLDKVEYTGVAFAYVDGAKVNVIVDADSQEGAQELYNWVDLMTRPESLPMKPPAALVEMVRQAILPKMDDDELRISLDNQQITTLRAALQPAIDAARQAAKQTHGRNDLRQFALGMHNFHDTFGKFPPAGVPDGKTPEKPLLSWRVYLLPYLEYGALYDQFHLDEPWDSEHNIKLVEKMPSIYIDPVHPLDDPTKTTYVVPAGEKASFQPGKTLGMHDMTDGTSNTILILNVAPEEAVIWTKPDEWDYDPENPFRGLTNLNPEGTFSAALVDGSVRQFSTKKLKPETMRNLIERNDGNVVNWDEAE, from the coding sequence ATGCCACGTACCTTGCTGCTGTTTCTCGCGTTGATTCCCTTGACGTTCGGCTGCTCTGGCGTCGAACAGGCGGCGGCGCCCGACGCCGATTCGCAACAAACGCCGGTCGATCCGCCCCCGGCCGCTGCCGACAAGAACATGGAAACGGCGCCCAGCACGCCTGCGGAGACTCCCGCGAAACCGGCCGCTCAGCCCGCCAACCCGGCCGCCGCAACGGCGCCGACTTGGATCAAGGAAATCTCGCCATTCCTCGGCGAATCGACCTTTGCCATTGTTCGGCTCGACTGGCCCAATCCCGACCTGGAGGCGATCCTCCAGGAAATGGAAGAGAACGAGGTCGATACCGGCTTTTTTGAAGAGGACGTGTTCACCAACCCGGCAAACAGCCCCGAATTTGCGAAAGGGGTGAAGGAGTTGGCGATCGCTTTCTACGCGATGGAATCCGATCTTGGCAACGGCGAGACCAATACGCGAATATCCGCCTCGCCCCTCTTCCACACGACTGGCGCGGTCTCTGACAAAGACATCATCAAGATCATCGTCGGCGACCGCTTTGCGGATATCCCACCGGAAACGCTCGAGAAAGGTCTCATCCGGCATGGCGAGTGGTTCACGATGGTCAACCGCCCGGACGAAGCGGAACGTCTGGCCAATCTCAAGCCGTATGACGCGACGAAGCTCGATGCGGCGGTCGCAGCGATTGGCCCCGCCCCCATCCAGGCGATCGCACTGCTCGACGACGACTCACGCACCTTGATGATCGAACAACGATTCATCCCCGGCGGCCAGTTCGCCAAGTACTATCTCGACAAGGTCGAGTACACCGGAGTCGCGTTCGCCTATGTCGATGGCGCCAAAGTCAACGTCATCGTCGACGCCGATTCCCAAGAAGGCGCCCAGGAGCTGTATAACTGGGTCGACCTGATGACCCGGCCAGAAAGTCTCCCCATGAAGCCCCCGGCGGCGTTGGTCGAAATGGTTCGCCAGGCGATCTTGCCGAAGATGGACGACGACGAGCTGCGGATCTCGCTCGACAATCAGCAGATTACGACCCTGCGCGCGGCGCTGCAGCCGGCGATTGATGCGGCTCGTCAGGCGGCCAAGCAGACGCATGGACGCAACGACCTAAGGCAGTTCGCTCTGGGGATGCACAATTTTCACGACACCTTTGGAAAGTTCCCTCCCGCCGGCGTTCCGGATGGAAAAACGCCGGAAAAGCCGCTCCTCTCGTGGCGCGTCTACCTGCTTCCTTACCTGGAATATGGAGCCCTGTACGATCAGTTTCATCTGGATGAGCCGTGGGATAGCGAGCACAACATCAAGCTGGTCGAGAAGATGCCGAGTATCTATATCGACCCCGTCCATCCACTGGACGATCCCACGAAGACGACTTATGTCGTACCAGCCGGCGAGAAAGCCTCTTTTCAACCTGGCAAAACGCTCGGCATGCATGACATGACCGACGGCACGTCCAACACGATCCTGATCTTAAACGTGGCGCCGGAGGAAGCGGTCATTTGGACCAAGCCGGACGAATGGGATTACGACCCCGAAAACCCATTTCGCGGGCTCACCAACCTCAACCCGGAAGGAACCTTCTCGGCGGCCCTAGTCGACGGCAGCGTTCGCCAGTTCTCGACCAAAAAGCTGAAACCAGAAACGATGCGCAACCTGATCGAGCGCAACGATGGCAACGTGGTCAATTGGGACGAGGCGGAATAA
- a CDS encoding lipase family protein → MSELKVYTPPTTPEDVVILVHGTFAGREHEEGDAFWQRGSEVWQELESRLPDGISLQEQGRLFHWSGENNERERLKGAKALLEYVAQFEAAGQGYHLVGHSHGGSIIWMALRQASVDGIPLDYLRTWSTVGTPFLRHRTVNPVSIANAINIIAGLFFLSHARQSLQQMFRIMHCAIFDPDHYASTQVELLGRDVNLMDYLMYDHLGWLAMAGVFVMFFVFAQLASFFIGPVIESRRIRQELHAEQCVIQEYGRCWLGIFSPDDEAINGLRTTLHLDITFVGKVTAADRIFVSDYLSFLWIPYYWTVAPTFNYIVRPILNHFVRQYVSKAVQGNNRPSAELCNVSTAPIGDTDVNSIPPLPYFISQRITARANSKSKDIAPKLRALLGQKTLMAGLAAFNAELSGEELVHTSYFNDPDVLNLLTIHMALHRGDRRYLMQMAAYHRQLLEWTRYFREMTGDWQGAETLDRILRDTPAEPITLQRRAAA, encoded by the coding sequence ATGTCCGAGCTTAAAGTCTACACCCCTCCCACGACGCCCGAGGATGTCGTCATCCTGGTGCATGGCACGTTCGCCGGACGCGAACATGAAGAAGGGGACGCTTTCTGGCAACGAGGCAGCGAAGTCTGGCAAGAGCTGGAAAGCCGCCTGCCAGACGGCATTTCGCTACAGGAACAAGGCCGCCTGTTTCACTGGTCGGGCGAAAACAACGAACGCGAACGACTTAAAGGCGCCAAAGCGCTGCTCGAATACGTCGCCCAGTTTGAAGCGGCGGGCCAAGGCTATCACCTGGTCGGTCATAGCCACGGCGGCTCGATCATCTGGATGGCGCTCCGCCAGGCGAGCGTCGACGGCATTCCGCTCGATTACCTGCGCACCTGGTCGACAGTCGGTACCCCTTTCCTACGCCACCGGACCGTCAACCCGGTCAGCATCGCCAATGCGATCAACATCATCGCCGGACTTTTTTTTCTTAGTCACGCGCGCCAGTCGTTGCAGCAGATGTTCCGCATCATGCATTGTGCGATCTTCGATCCCGATCATTACGCCTCGACGCAGGTAGAACTGCTGGGCCGCGACGTTAACCTGATGGACTACTTGATGTACGACCATCTGGGCTGGCTGGCGATGGCCGGCGTGTTCGTCATGTTCTTCGTCTTCGCCCAGTTGGCCAGCTTTTTTATCGGCCCGGTGATTGAGTCGCGGCGGATCCGCCAAGAGCTGCATGCCGAGCAATGCGTGATCCAAGAGTATGGCCGTTGCTGGCTCGGCATCTTCTCTCCAGACGACGAAGCGATCAACGGCCTGCGGACGACGCTCCATCTCGACATCACCTTCGTCGGCAAAGTGACCGCCGCCGACCGGATCTTCGTCTCCGATTATCTCAGCTTCTTGTGGATCCCCTATTACTGGACCGTGGCGCCGACGTTCAACTACATCGTCCGTCCGATTCTTAATCACTTCGTGCGACAATACGTCAGCAAGGCGGTACAAGGGAACAATCGTCCGTCGGCCGAACTCTGCAACGTCTCGACCGCCCCGATCGGCGACACGGATGTGAACAGCATCCCCCCCCTTCCCTACTTCATCTCCCAGCGGATCACCGCCCGAGCCAACTCCAAGTCGAAAGACATCGCCCCGAAACTGCGGGCCTTGCTGGGGCAAAAGACGTTGATGGCCGGACTGGCCGCGTTCAACGCCGAACTATCCGGCGAAGAACTCGTGCATACCAGCTACTTCAACGACCCTGACGTCTTGAATCTGCTGACAATCCACATGGCGCTCCATCGCGGAGATCGACGTTACTTGATGCAAATGGCCGCCTACCATCGCCAATTGCTAGAGTGGACCCGCTATTTCCGCGAAATGACCGGCGACTGGCAAGGCGCCGAAACGCTCGATCGTATTCTGCGCGATACGCCGGCCGAACCGATCACCTTGCAGCGCCGCGCCGCCGCCTAA
- a CDS encoding superoxide dismutase, whose protein sequence is MAYTLPELPYAYDALEPSIDAKTMEIHHTKHHQAYITKVNDAIKGTELESKTIEELVSDMSAVPDNIKGAVRNNGGGHANHSLFWTVMKPGGGGTPSGDLAAAIDAELGGFEKFKEAFSNAAATRFGSGWAWLSVDGGKLVVESTPNQDTPLMEGRTPILGLDVWEHAYYLNYQNRRPDYVSAFFNVINWDEVAKRYAAAKA, encoded by the coding sequence ATGGCTTACACGCTGCCGGAATTGCCGTACGCGTACGACGCGCTCGAGCCGTCGATCGACGCCAAGACGATGGAAATCCATCACACCAAGCATCACCAAGCCTACATCACCAAGGTCAACGATGCGATCAAAGGTACCGAGCTGGAAAGCAAGACGATTGAAGAGCTGGTCTCGGACATGTCGGCCGTGCCGGACAACATCAAGGGCGCCGTCCGCAACAATGGCGGCGGTCACGCTAACCACTCGCTGTTCTGGACCGTCATGAAGCCGGGCGGCGGCGGCACGCCGAGCGGCGACCTGGCCGCGGCGATCGACGCCGAACTGGGCGGTTTCGAGAAGTTCAAGGAAGCGTTCTCCAATGCGGCCGCGACCCGCTTTGGCTCGGGTTGGGCCTGGCTGTCGGTCGACGGCGGCAAGTTGGTGGTCGAAAGCACCCCCAACCAGGACACGCCGCTGATGGAAGGTCGCACGCCGATCCTCGGTCTGGACGTGTGGGAACACGCCTACTATCTGAACTATCAGAACCGCCGTCCCGATTACGTCTCGGCGTTCTTCAACGTCATCAACTGGGACGAAGTGGCCAAGCGTTACGCCGCCGCCAAGGCCTAG